The Cerasicoccus sp. TK19100 genome window below encodes:
- a CDS encoding Fur family transcriptional regulator codes for MSVENTSELTLDSPRETFQQFLTSKGLRVTNQRIAIFDAAYGADDHYTAEDLLDRSRKIDSSVSRATVYRSLPILVESGMIREVDVGLDNKYYLANRETRTFQAQVIDTDNDKIYEVDAPFMEWYGKTVCERLGMEPVAMRLQVTARKIAKS; via the coding sequence ATGAGCGTAGAAAACACCAGTGAACTGACCTTGGACAGCCCCCGCGAAACTTTTCAGCAGTTTCTCACTAGCAAGGGTTTACGCGTGACCAATCAACGCATTGCCATCTTTGACGCCGCCTATGGCGCTGACGACCACTACACCGCGGAAGACCTGCTCGACCGCTCTCGCAAGATCGACTCCTCCGTCTCCCGCGCTACCGTTTACCGCTCCCTGCCGATCCTGGTGGAAAGCGGCATGATCCGTGAAGTGGACGTGGGTTTGGATAATAAATACTACCTTGCCAATCGCGAGACGCGCACTTTCCAGGCCCAGGTAATCGACACCGACAATGACAAGATTTACGAAGTCGATGCTCCCTTCATGGAATGGTATGGCAAAACCGTCTGCGAACGTTTGGGCATGGAGCCCGTCGCGATGCGTTTGCAGGTGACCGCGCGCAAAATTGCCAAGAGCTAG
- a CDS encoding TPR end-of-group domain-containing protein, producing MAEEDHSFEIDFFEGVHRRNPTDPDVVEILGSLYSDLGQVDNSLRMDSCLVDLQPTNANAHYNLACSFALKHRFDEALQSLRQAVKLGYTDIKWLLGDPDFSQLREHPAFLAIVTDLKNKADI from the coding sequence ATGGCCGAGGAAGATCATAGCTTCGAGATTGATTTCTTCGAGGGGGTTCACCGGCGTAATCCCACGGACCCGGATGTGGTGGAAATCCTTGGTAGTCTCTATTCAGACCTCGGACAGGTAGATAACAGCCTGCGCATGGATAGCTGCCTGGTGGACCTGCAGCCGACCAATGCCAACGCCCATTACAACCTCGCCTGCTCATTCGCGCTCAAGCACCGATTCGACGAAGCCCTGCAATCCCTGCGTCAAGCGGTCAAACTTGGCTACACGGACATAAAATGGCTACTCGGCGACCCGGATTTTAGTCAACTACGCGAGCACCCCGCCTTTCTGGCCATCGTCACCGACCTGAAAAACAAGGCCGATATCTAG
- the der gene encoding ribosome biogenesis GTPase Der — protein MHPTRTVALVGRPNVGKSRLFNRILGKRIAIVHDMPGVTRDLAMAEVDENFLLIDTGGIGIKPEMTPAAIHDATEEQVDLAIEAAELVLFVLEGPEGVTPIDIDIADKLRRSGKQVLTVVNKIDNMREHSYAEFHRLGFRDVMGVSAEHGQGSRDLFDAICEFFGPKPEKVEQDEERRIKICLCGRPNVGKSSLGNALLKAPRLIVSDIAGTTRDAIEHELDYTARTGEKWHFRLIDTAGMKPNRKLGSSLDYFSNLRSSGAIERTDVAFLVLDALTGVAKHDKKIAGDIAEAGVGLVVVVNKWDLALEQWKQNPIKGYESEKEFRKAFAEAVREELFFLPDSPILFTSAKTGYNIEEILKSGVMVDTTLGMELPTAKVNKVLSDLLERQKPKIVQGRRFKVYYGLQVAQRPFKIRLFCNREEKLDDSYLRYLENGFHKAFRLEGCPVRFDLRGKSEKNPYYTPNTSQNKGNNTLNKHGKGVSRKTARRGKK, from the coding sequence ATGCATCCCACCCGCACCGTGGCCCTCGTCGGCCGTCCTAACGTTGGCAAGAGCCGGTTGTTTAACCGGATCCTCGGCAAACGCATTGCCATCGTGCACGATATGCCCGGCGTCACGCGTGACCTCGCCATGGCCGAGGTGGACGAGAATTTCCTGCTCATCGACACCGGGGGCATCGGCATCAAGCCGGAGATGACGCCCGCCGCCATTCACGACGCCACCGAGGAACAGGTCGATCTCGCGATCGAGGCTGCCGAGCTCGTGCTGTTTGTCTTGGAAGGCCCGGAAGGTGTGACGCCGATCGATATCGACATCGCCGACAAGCTACGTCGCTCCGGCAAGCAGGTGCTGACGGTGGTCAACAAGATCGACAACATGCGCGAGCACAGCTACGCCGAGTTCCACCGGTTGGGCTTCCGCGACGTGATGGGCGTCTCTGCTGAGCACGGGCAGGGCTCGCGCGACCTCTTTGACGCGATCTGCGAGTTTTTTGGCCCCAAGCCTGAGAAGGTGGAGCAAGACGAAGAACGCCGCATCAAGATCTGCCTTTGTGGCCGTCCGAATGTGGGCAAGTCCTCGCTGGGCAATGCGCTGCTCAAGGCACCGCGGTTAATCGTCAGCGACATCGCCGGCACCACGCGCGACGCGATTGAGCACGAGCTCGACTACACCGCGCGCACGGGGGAGAAATGGCATTTCCGACTGATCGACACCGCCGGGATGAAGCCGAACCGCAAGCTGGGCTCGTCCCTGGATTACTTTTCCAACCTGCGTAGCTCGGGTGCGATCGAGCGGACCGATGTCGCCTTTCTCGTGCTCGATGCGCTGACCGGCGTTGCCAAGCACGACAAGAAGATTGCGGGTGATATCGCCGAGGCCGGGGTAGGGCTCGTGGTCGTGGTTAACAAGTGGGACCTCGCCTTGGAGCAGTGGAAGCAAAACCCGATCAAAGGCTACGAGAGCGAGAAGGAATTCCGCAAAGCCTTTGCCGAGGCCGTGCGCGAAGAGCTCTTCTTCCTGCCGGACTCACCGATCCTGTTTACCTCGGCCAAGACCGGCTACAACATTGAGGAGATTCTCAAGAGCGGCGTCATGGTCGATACCACGCTCGGCATGGAGCTGCCGACAGCCAAGGTCAACAAGGTCCTCTCCGATTTGCTGGAGCGTCAGAAGCCGAAGATCGTACAAGGTCGCCGCTTCAAGGTTTACTACGGTTTGCAGGTCGCGCAGCGTCCGTTCAAGATTCGTCTGTTTTGCAATCGCGAGGAAAAACTGGACGACAGCTACCTGCGCTATCTGGAGAATGGCTTCCATAAAGCCTTCCGCCTGGAAGGTTGCCCGGTGCGCTTCGACTTGCGCGGCAAGTCCGAGAAAAATCCCTATTACACGCCGAACACCTCACAAAACAAGGGTAACAACACGCTCAACAAGCACGGTAAGGGCGTCTCCCGCAAAACCGCCAGGCGCGGGAAAAAATAA
- a CDS encoding GxxExxY protein, with translation MELEFEEITKEIIGASFEVYNELGYGFLEKVYQRAMLVELEKRGMKVAAEAPITVRYKGEMVGEYFADLFVNESVVVELKVAQKYNPNDEPQLLNELKATGIPVGLLINFGKSKVEFKRFVRSQKP, from the coding sequence GTGGAGCTGGAATTTGAAGAGATTACCAAAGAAATTATTGGAGCTTCATTCGAGGTATACAATGAGCTTGGCTATGGTTTTCTGGAGAAGGTCTACCAGCGAGCAATGCTGGTGGAGCTCGAAAAACGCGGTATGAAGGTGGCGGCCGAAGCGCCGATTACCGTGCGCTACAAAGGCGAAATGGTTGGCGAGTATTTTGCAGATTTATTCGTGAATGAATCCGTTGTCGTTGAGCTGAAAGTGGCGCAAAAATATAATCCCAATGACGAGCCTCAGCTGTTGAATGAACTCAAAGCTACCGGTATTCCAGTCGGTCTCCTGATCAATTTTGGAAAATCCAAGGTAGAATTTAAGCGTTTCGTTCGTTCGCAAAAACCCTAA
- a CDS encoding aminotransferase class I/II-fold pyridoxal phosphate-dependent enzyme → MSSSQRFVANHVAGLPKSGIRDFFAIVSQMKDAISLGIGEPDFVTPWHIREAAIYALEQGKTSYTDNKGLITLRREISKYVERFFGIGYNPDNEILVAVGVSEALDIALRAILNPGDKVIYHEPCYVSYSPSIKLCHAEAIPVATSAEDDFAIDPDKLIAAWEPGVKAILLNFPTNPTGGVTGRDKLERIAKFAAEKDIVVLADEIYAELTYDGEHVSIASFPGMKERTIFLHGFSKAFAMTGFRIGYACSTPELVEAMMKVHQYAMMCAPILSQEAALEALKNGEESVLMMKEKYQQRRDFITRRFNEIGLKCHVPNATFYAFPSLQSTGLKSMDFCQQLLKAEKVAVVPGTAFGPSGEGFFRASFSNSYEQLIRATDAIERFVGTLQPAEAAAK, encoded by the coding sequence ATGTCCTCCTCCCAAAGATTCGTCGCCAATCACGTGGCCGGGCTGCCGAAGTCCGGTATCCGTGATTTCTTTGCGATCGTATCACAGATGAAGGACGCCATTTCCCTCGGGATTGGCGAACCGGATTTTGTGACCCCATGGCACATCCGGGAAGCGGCGATCTACGCGCTGGAGCAGGGCAAAACGTCTTACACGGACAACAAAGGCCTCATCACGCTGCGGCGCGAAATCTCCAAATACGTGGAGCGCTTTTTCGGGATCGGCTACAATCCGGACAACGAAATCCTCGTCGCCGTCGGCGTCAGTGAAGCGTTGGACATCGCCCTGCGCGCGATCCTGAACCCGGGTGACAAGGTCATCTACCACGAGCCGTGCTACGTCAGCTACAGCCCGAGCATCAAGCTCTGCCACGCTGAGGCCATCCCCGTCGCCACGAGCGCGGAGGACGATTTTGCCATCGACCCGGACAAGCTGATCGCCGCCTGGGAGCCGGGCGTGAAGGCTATCCTGCTCAACTTCCCGACGAACCCGACGGGTGGTGTCACCGGTCGCGACAAGCTGGAGCGCATCGCCAAGTTTGCCGCCGAGAAGGACATCGTCGTCTTGGCCGACGAAATTTACGCTGAACTCACTTACGACGGCGAACACGTCTCCATTGCGTCCTTTCCCGGCATGAAGGAGCGCACGATTTTCCTCCACGGTTTCTCCAAGGCTTTCGCGATGACGGGCTTCCGCATTGGTTACGCCTGCTCCACGCCCGAGCTGGTCGAGGCCATGATGAAGGTCCACCAATACGCCATGATGTGCGCCCCGATCCTTTCTCAGGAAGCAGCTCTTGAGGCACTGAAAAACGGCGAGGAATCCGTGCTGATGATGAAGGAAAAGTATCAACAGCGCCGCGACTTCATTACCCGCCGTTTCAACGAGATCGGCCTGAAGTGCCACGTGCCCAACGCGACCTTCTACGCCTTTCCCTCGCTGCAAAGCACGGGCCTGAAGTCGATGGATTTCTGCCAACAGCTGCTCAAAGCCGAGAAAGTGGCCGTCGTCCCCGGCACCGCCTTTGGCCCGAGTGGCGAAGGTTTCTTCCGCGCCAGCTTCTCCAATAGTTACGAGCAGCTCATCCGCGCCACCGACGCCATCGAGCGCTTCGTGGGCACGCTACAGCCCGCGGAGGCCGCGGCGAAATAG
- a CDS encoding Lrp/AsnC family transcriptional regulator, protein MNPVLKLILEGEPLTTAQMGTVLGMSRDEVDAELDKLRDEGVLLGWRPVLNPDFDNEGQVRAVIEVKISPEREGGFDRIAERISKFDRVESCYLMSGAYDLLVVIKAQSLQRVASFVFEKLATVAGVNATATHFMLRAYKEQGHLIARPEEADAKPAVSP, encoded by the coding sequence ATGAATCCCGTACTCAAACTAATCCTCGAAGGCGAACCATTAACCACCGCGCAAATGGGCACGGTGCTGGGCATGTCGCGGGATGAAGTCGACGCCGAGCTGGACAAGCTGCGCGATGAGGGCGTCCTGCTGGGCTGGCGCCCGGTGCTCAACCCCGACTTCGACAACGAAGGCCAGGTGCGCGCCGTGATCGAGGTGAAGATCAGCCCCGAGCGCGAAGGTGGCTTCGACCGCATTGCCGAGCGCATTAGCAAATTTGACCGCGTGGAAAGCTGCTACCTGATGAGCGGCGCCTACGACCTGCTGGTCGTGATCAAGGCCCAGAGCCTACAGCGCGTGGCCTCATTTGTTTTTGAAAAGCTGGCCACGGTGGCGGGCGTCAACGCGACGGCGACTCACTTCATGCTGCGCGCCTACAAAGAGCAGGGCCACCTGATCGCGCGCCCCGAAGAAGCCGACGCCAAGCCAGCGGTTAGTCCTTAG
- a CDS encoding TerB family tellurite resistance protein, whose translation MHESSLSLALAKVVAVAAWADNKVTPEERDCLMDLLYQLPGLALPDWRKIQKLLDQPISASWRTRYVNDLVSLVDTDKVKRSALYALERMVQADGIIVESERRLIREFVDKVGAFPADSVTLLLQLLEEPMQRRERAANNTERELAPVDDVISGRVDDWLVGGIGLEKRSPRELRRLCLAGILLARVIHSDDVIDERELSISIDFLIEQWHLKREQAEFVMIVSLSDSICEIDSLRVSRWLFEETTLRERRRFLELLFEVAICDGELAERETDEIMQICANLRLDHLDFQRYFEGACERVGEAV comes from the coding sequence ATGCACGAATCGTCATTATCGCTGGCGTTGGCGAAAGTCGTCGCTGTCGCCGCTTGGGCTGATAACAAGGTTACGCCCGAGGAACGTGATTGTTTGATGGATTTGCTTTACCAATTGCCCGGGTTGGCTTTGCCGGATTGGCGGAAGATTCAAAAGCTGCTTGATCAGCCGATCAGCGCCAGCTGGCGCACGCGGTATGTCAACGATCTGGTGTCCCTGGTTGATACCGACAAGGTGAAGCGCTCAGCCCTTTATGCGCTGGAGCGAATGGTCCAGGCCGACGGGATTATCGTCGAAAGCGAACGAAGGCTGATTCGCGAATTTGTGGACAAGGTCGGTGCTTTCCCGGCGGATTCCGTGACGCTGCTTCTGCAGCTACTTGAAGAGCCCATGCAGCGACGTGAGCGCGCCGCCAATAATACGGAACGTGAACTGGCTCCGGTGGATGACGTGATTTCCGGGCGCGTTGACGATTGGCTGGTGGGCGGAATCGGCTTGGAAAAGCGTTCACCGCGCGAGCTGCGACGTCTGTGTCTGGCCGGTATTCTCCTGGCTCGCGTCATTCACTCAGATGACGTGATTGACGAGCGTGAACTCTCCATCTCGATAGACTTCCTGATCGAGCAATGGCACCTCAAGCGCGAGCAAGCCGAGTTTGTTATGATCGTTTCCCTGTCGGATTCGATTTGCGAAATTGATTCGCTGCGCGTGAGCCGCTGGCTCTTTGAAGAAACGACTTTGCGCGAGCGCCGACGTTTCCTGGAGTTGCTGTTCGAGGTCGCCATCTGCGACGGAGAATTGGCCGAGCGCGAGACGGACGAGATCATGCAGATCTGCGCCAACCTCCGCCTCGACCACCTCGACTTCCAGCGCTACTTTGAAGGTGCGTGCGAGCGGGTGGGCGAAGCGGTTTAG
- a CDS encoding sensor histidine kinase, with product MAKSDQDETTEKRRLHRIQCGFALLGFIFGGSYVFFYMAIDFWYAVWTILVSSLAIGAAIPMMRAGVSISFTGNWLTGVLVFGFTAMMYGEGGVTAHAAAWLAAAPLCGLMMISSRAAWAWAFISVSILTIFFALEMLGMKFPYRYAAEWHTLVAGLGFLGLGPFLFAIALTFELTRGRAVAAKERAMGNLAVANSKLKHANEEKDNFLGIVAHDLRNPLGLVDAYAQMLTMRDDIPGDALKQIDTILRSSKRMAGILDDLLNLNAIEQGNYPLSMDVYELGSVAEECAERARLKATEKGTVIQVKIASALNQAVIDERALGQVLDNLISNAVKYSPKASTVRIVSRQEGQASILEVIDDGPGFTDEDRKKLFQRFAKLSARPTGGESSTGLGLSIVKRITEAMSGTVECLPGEKIGTCFRLTFPAVEPQPVAAVEPEKVSSKPAPLSLRRRSDGNMG from the coding sequence TTGGCTAAGAGTGATCAGGACGAGACGACGGAGAAGCGTCGCCTGCATCGCATTCAGTGCGGCTTCGCGCTGCTGGGTTTCATCTTTGGCGGGAGCTATGTCTTCTTCTACATGGCGATCGATTTCTGGTATGCCGTGTGGACGATTCTCGTGAGCTCGCTGGCCATTGGCGCGGCGATCCCCATGATGCGTGCCGGGGTATCTATCTCTTTTACGGGCAACTGGTTAACGGGGGTGCTTGTCTTTGGTTTTACCGCGATGATGTACGGCGAAGGCGGGGTCACGGCGCATGCGGCGGCTTGGCTGGCAGCGGCTCCGTTGTGCGGGCTCATGATGATCAGCTCCCGTGCAGCGTGGGCGTGGGCGTTCATCTCGGTTTCAATCCTCACGATCTTCTTCGCCCTGGAAATGCTGGGCATGAAATTCCCGTATCGCTATGCGGCGGAGTGGCACACGCTGGTCGCTGGGTTGGGCTTCCTCGGGCTGGGGCCTTTCCTGTTCGCCATTGCCCTGACTTTTGAGCTGACCCGTGGTCGCGCGGTCGCCGCCAAAGAACGCGCGATGGGCAACCTGGCCGTCGCCAATTCGAAGCTTAAGCACGCGAATGAGGAGAAGGACAATTTTCTCGGCATCGTTGCACATGACTTGCGCAATCCGCTGGGGCTGGTCGACGCCTATGCGCAAATGCTGACCATGCGCGATGACATCCCCGGCGATGCGCTGAAGCAGATCGACACCATTCTGCGTTCCAGCAAGCGCATGGCCGGCATTCTCGACGACCTCCTGAATCTTAACGCGATCGAGCAGGGCAACTACCCGCTGAGCATGGATGTTTACGAGCTGGGCTCGGTGGCGGAGGAATGTGCGGAGCGCGCCCGCCTCAAGGCCACTGAGAAGGGCACCGTCATCCAGGTGAAGATCGCCTCCGCGTTGAATCAGGCCGTGATTGATGAGCGCGCATTGGGGCAGGTACTCGACAATTTAATTTCCAACGCCGTGAAGTATTCACCCAAGGCCTCAACGGTAAGGATCGTCAGCCGGCAAGAGGGGCAGGCGTCGATCTTGGAGGTCATCGACGATGGGCCCGGCTTTACGGATGAGGATCGGAAAAAGCTCTTCCAACGTTTTGCGAAACTGAGCGCTCGACCGACTGGAGGGGAGAGCTCGACTGGTCTGGGACTATCCATTGTAAAGCGCATTACCGAAGCCATGAGCGGCACGGTGGAATGCCTGCCCGGCGAGAAAATAGGGACCTGTTTCCGGCTGACATTTCCAGCGGTTGAGCCTCAGCCAGTTGCCGCGGTTGAGCCGGAAAAAGTGTCGTCAAAACCAGCGCCACTAAGCCTTAGAAGGCGATCTGATGGAAACATGGGCTAA